One genomic window of Acidobacteriota bacterium includes the following:
- a CDS encoding protein kinase has translation MAIAAGTRFNHYEILAPLGAGGMGEVYAAQDTRLNRDVAIKVLPTDFAHDADRLRRFEQEARATSALNHPNILTIYDIGSHAGAPFIVAELLAGVELRAQLKDGALPVRKALEYAQQIASGLAAAHEKGIVHRDLKPENLFVTKDERVKILDFGLAKLRGMRNVDLGMRNEEAETLLQVEPKNPQSAIRNPQLTNPGTVLGTVGYMSPEQARGLHDMDARSDIFSLGIVLYEMLAGCVPFTGTTTTDVIIAIVEKEPLPLAQHAPAVPAELQRIVSKALRKDREQRYQHVKDLLIDLGDLKQEIEFEARLKGAQALVAAPSGGSAGTRELLPEGGATNAPPAEAATNEAAPARTTSSAAVILGEMKRHKLGVGLLLLSLVTVGGYFAFLAGNAKPIDSLAILPFTNASGDPEMEYLSDGLTESLINALAQLPRLRVLPRTTVFRFKGKADDPQRIGKELGVRAVLTGRVQQRGDSLVIQTELIEVTGGAQLWGDRYNPKLANLLAAQSEVARDISRKLQIKLSGADEQKLTKNYTENAAAYQLYLKGHYHWLKFPAQGFEKSRDYYQQAIDLDPNYALAYAGLAEYYGFGVVFGALSPAENWAKSEAAVYKALALDDTLPDAYSALAGVKQFHHDRAGAEKDILRALELNPKYTEGRSHYGAFLEEVGRSEEALAQHQRVLEMEPMSVRYNYFLARFFYRTRAYDRAIEQYQKTLELDPNNAITHEMLGDAFELQGKQPEAVVEWSKALTLTEDNEAAQLLNRTYAASGFKATVRALWQKKLGQLNAQAQRGKYVPAMNFVLAQTRLADKEQAFAWLAKAEQEPNGLIFEVKFDPLYDSLRAAARFAAFVRRVGLPE, from the coding sequence ATGGCGATTGCCGCTGGCACGCGCTTCAATCACTACGAAATCCTCGCCCCGCTCGGCGCGGGTGGAATGGGTGAGGTTTACGCGGCGCAGGACACGCGCCTGAATCGTGATGTCGCTATCAAAGTCCTGCCCACCGATTTCGCCCACGACGCCGACCGGTTGCGCCGCTTTGAACAGGAAGCGCGCGCGACCTCTGCCTTGAATCATCCGAACATTCTGACGATCTACGACATCGGCTCGCACGCGGGTGCGCCCTTCATCGTCGCCGAATTGCTGGCAGGCGTGGAACTGCGCGCGCAACTCAAAGACGGCGCGCTGCCGGTGCGCAAAGCGCTTGAGTACGCGCAGCAGATCGCCAGCGGCCTCGCCGCCGCGCACGAGAAAGGCATCGTCCATCGTGACTTGAAACCGGAGAACTTGTTCGTCACCAAAGATGAGCGCGTGAAGATTCTCGACTTCGGCCTGGCGAAACTCAGGGGAATGCGGAATGTGGATCTCGGAATGCGGAATGAAGAAGCCGAAACACTATTACAAGTGGAGCCAAAGAATCCGCAATCCGCAATTCGCAATCCGCAATTGACGAACCCCGGCACGGTGCTGGGCACGGTCGGGTATATGTCGCCGGAACAGGCGCGCGGCTTGCACGACATGGACGCGCGCAGCGACATCTTCAGCCTGGGCATTGTGCTGTATGAAATGCTCGCCGGGTGTGTGCCGTTTACGGGCACGACGACTACCGATGTGATCATCGCCATCGTGGAAAAAGAACCGCTGCCGCTCGCGCAGCACGCGCCCGCCGTGCCCGCCGAATTGCAACGCATCGTCAGCAAGGCGCTGCGCAAAGACCGCGAGCAGCGCTACCAACACGTCAAAGACCTATTGATTGACCTCGGCGACTTGAAGCAGGAGATCGAGTTTGAGGCGAGGCTGAAAGGCGCGCAGGCGCTTGTCGCCGCACCTTCCGGCGGCAGCGCCGGGACGCGCGAGCTTTTGCCGGAAGGTGGGGCGACGAACGCGCCGCCAGCCGAGGCCGCGACGAATGAGGCGGCTCCCGCGCGCACGACTTCGAGCGCCGCCGTCATTCTTGGTGAAATGAAACGGCACAAACTCGGCGTCGGGCTGCTGTTGCTGTCGCTGGTGACGGTCGGCGGCTATTTCGCTTTTCTGGCGGGCAACGCCAAGCCGATAGATTCGCTCGCCATTCTGCCCTTCACCAACGCGAGCGGCGATCCTGAGATGGAGTATCTGTCGGACGGCCTGACCGAATCGCTCATCAACGCGCTGGCGCAATTGCCGCGCCTGCGCGTGCTGCCACGCACGACCGTCTTTCGCTTCAAGGGCAAAGCGGATGACCCACAGCGCATTGGCAAAGAACTGGGCGTGCGTGCCGTGCTGACCGGGCGCGTGCAACAACGCGGCGATAGCCTCGTCATTCAAACCGAACTGATTGAGGTCACGGGCGGCGCGCAACTTTGGGGCGATCGCTATAACCCGAAACTTGCTAACCTGCTTGCAGCGCAGAGCGAAGTGGCGCGGGACATCTCGCGCAAATTACAAATCAAGCTCTCTGGCGCGGATGAGCAAAAGTTGACGAAAAACTATACGGAAAATGCTGCGGCTTACCAGCTTTACTTGAAAGGGCATTACCATTGGTTGAAATTTCCGGCCCAAGGGTTTGAGAAAAGCCGCGATTATTATCAACAGGCAATTGACCTTGACCCGAACTATGCGCTCGCTTACGCAGGCTTGGCGGAATACTACGGCTTTGGTGTCGTATTTGGTGCCTTGTCGCCTGCCGAGAATTGGGCGAAGTCAGAGGCGGCGGTGTATAAAGCCTTAGCCTTAGACGACACCTTGCCCGATGCTTATAGCGCGCTGGCAGGCGTCAAACAGTTTCACCACGACCGGGCAGGGGCGGAGAAAGATATTCTGCGCGCCCTCGAATTAAATCCGAAATACACGGAGGGGCGCAGCCATTATGGCGCTTTTTTAGAAGAAGTCGGGCGGTCTGAAGAAGCGCTTGCCCAGCATCAAAGAGTCCTGGAAATGGAACCGATGTCAGTGCGCTATAACTATTTTTTGGCCAGGTTTTTCTACCGGACGCGCGCCTATGACCGCGCCATCGAACAATATCAAAAGACGCTGGAGCTAGACCCGAACAATGCCATCACGCACGAAATGTTAGGGGACGCCTTCGAGTTGCAAGGAAAGCAGCCGGAAGCCGTCGTCGAATGGAGCAAAGCATTGACCCTGACGGAAGACAACGAAGCGGCGCAACTGCTTAATCGCACCTACGCCGCATCGGGTTTCAAGGCCACCGTGCGTGCCCTCTGGCAAAAGAAACTCGGCCAATTGAATGCCCAAGCCCAACGCGGCAAATACGTCCCGGCGATGAATTTCGTGCTGGCCCAGACACGGCTGGCGGACAAAGAACAAGCCTTTGCCTGGCTGGCCAAAGCCGAGCAGGAACCGAATGGGCTGATCTTTGAAGTCAAGTTCGACCCCCTCTATGACAGCCTGCGCGCCGCCGCTCGCTTTGCTGCTTTCGTGCGGCGCGTCGGGTTGCCGGAGTGA
- a CDS encoding succinylglutamate desuccinylase/aspartoacylase family protein, whose translation MYKLPFLTLLCLLPAAPLAAQERATFTVGTATATRGQKATGVIAVPAGSDAALDIPVAVFHGVKPGPVLAVVAGAHGTEYASIIALERLLGVLNPAALSGTVIVVPLINLPSFEQKVPHVNPVDGKSMNRFYPGKPDGTQTERASFLITKQVVEQCDHLIDLHGGDLDESLRPYSYWTKTGNEAQDRISREMVLAFGLDHIIISADRPKDPQASRYLENTASTRGKPSITAEAGHAGTVEADDVGALLNGCLNVMRYLKILPGAATVIEHPVWIEKIETIASEQAGIFYPLVRRGTYIEQGMRVGYVTDYLGKPLFEARAPVAGVVLYICAVPSMTKGATIANIGVVAR comes from the coding sequence ATGTATAAACTGCCATTCCTGACGTTGCTGTGTCTGCTGCCGGCCGCGCCGTTGGCCGCGCAGGAACGCGCGACCTTTACCGTCGGCACTGCGACCGCCACACGCGGCCAAAAAGCGACCGGCGTGATCGCCGTGCCCGCTGGCAGCGATGCCGCGCTCGACATTCCGGTCGCCGTCTTTCACGGCGTGAAGCCGGGGCCGGTGCTGGCCGTTGTGGCGGGCGCGCACGGGACGGAATACGCTTCGATCATCGCGCTCGAACGCTTGCTGGGTGTGCTCAACCCGGCGGCGCTGAGTGGGACGGTGATCGTCGTGCCGCTCATCAACCTTCCGTCCTTTGAGCAGAAAGTGCCGCACGTCAATCCGGTGGACGGCAAGAGCATGAATCGCTTTTATCCCGGCAAGCCGGACGGCACGCAAACCGAGCGCGCGTCCTTCCTGATTACCAAACAAGTCGTCGAACAGTGCGATCATCTGATTGACCTGCACGGCGGCGATTTAGACGAGAGCCTGCGGCCTTACAGTTACTGGACGAAAACCGGCAACGAAGCTCAGGATCGCATCTCGCGCGAGATGGTGCTCGCCTTCGGCCTCGATCACATCATCATCTCAGCCGACCGGCCCAAAGACCCGCAGGCTTCGCGTTATCTCGAAAACACCGCCAGCACGCGCGGCAAGCCTTCCATCACTGCCGAGGCGGGCCACGCAGGCACGGTCGAAGCGGACGATGTCGGCGCGTTGCTGAACGGCTGCTTGAATGTGATGCGCTACCTGAAGATATTGCCGGGCGCGGCGACAGTGATCGAGCATCCGGTCTGGATTGAAAAGATCGAGACGATAGCGAGCGAACAGGCAGGCATCTTTTATCCGCTGGTGCGGCGCGGGACATACATCGAACAAGGGATGCGCGTCGGCTACGTCACCGATTACCTGGGCAAGCCGCTCTTTGAAGCGCGCGCGCCGGTGGCGGGCGTGGTCTTGTATATCTGCGCGGTACCTTCGATGACGAAAGGCGCGACCATTGCGAACATCGGCGTGGTGGCGCGCTAA
- a CDS encoding insulinase family protein gives MTSRNRTQLTLLTAALLAVFCLAGFRQQAATLQAQAQAPALSQQMPVDPQITIGKLSNGVRYYIRANKKPEKRAELRLVVKAGSILEEDDQQGMAHFVEHMAFNGTKHFPKNEIVSFIEKLGMRFGADLNAYTSFDETVYMLQVPTDKPETLERALLVLEDWATNVTFDDTEIEKERGVVLEEWRLRLGAGSRMQQKILPVLLRGSRYADRLPIGKPEIIQTGKAERLKKFYADWYRPDLMAVVAVGDFDKAALEKMVTAHFGSIPAAAKARPRQSYDIPDNAGTSYVITTDKENTAASIEVDTLLPAAAQGSVGVYRQKLVNRLFSSLLSARLAEVAQQPNAPFIFAGGGRGGFLARTKDQASLFAQVKEDGLERGLDALLTEVERVVRFGFTATELERQKQSALRNSERILNERESRESRSRADEYIRNFLENETLPTAEDEYAMQTRFIPAVTLDEINQLAKAWYSDKNRVVVATAPQKSGLAVPDEAKLAAVIKAVPAKELKPYVDALSAAALLDPIPTPGAITKTKNRDALGITELELSNGVKVVLLPTTFKTDEILFRATSPGGTSLAADKDYIAASTATQVVTAGGVGKFNANDLRKLLTGKVASVAPFISELEEGLNGNSSRQDLETMFQLIYLRFTQPRADATAFAVQANQMKTILANQAASPSFAFFEALSAARFQNHPRRRIATAATIDEWNLDKSLAFYKDRFADAGDFTFFFVGSFDLPAIKPLIERYLGALPTTKRKESWKDLGIRPPAGVVEKKIEKGLEPKSQVAIIFSGQFEYEQAKRVALRSMSEILGNMLLAAIREELGGAYGISANPSYQKDPQPEYSIAIQFACDPQRADDLIKRVFQEIEQLKAKGPTEKQLTDEKEALLREFETSIKQNNYLLSQLMARYQAGDDPAALWNMPEHYKKLDAATIQQAAKQYLNTSNYVKVTMFPEKK, from the coding sequence ATGACAAGTCGCAACCGCACGCAGTTGACGCTTTTGACGGCAGCTTTGCTGGCCGTATTTTGCCTGGCCGGCTTTCGGCAGCAGGCCGCCACATTGCAAGCCCAGGCCCAAGCTCCCGCGCTCTCTCAGCAGATGCCGGTTGATCCGCAAATCACCATCGGCAAGCTCTCCAACGGCGTGCGCTATTACATTCGCGCCAACAAAAAGCCCGAAAAACGCGCCGAACTGCGCCTGGTGGTCAAGGCCGGTTCCATTTTGGAAGAGGACGATCAGCAAGGCATGGCGCATTTCGTCGAGCACATGGCTTTTAACGGCACCAAGCATTTCCCCAAGAACGAGATCGTCTCCTTCATCGAAAAACTGGGTATGCGCTTCGGCGCGGATTTGAACGCCTACACCAGCTTTGACGAAACGGTTTATATGCTGCAAGTCCCGACTGACAAACCCGAAACATTGGAGCGCGCGCTGTTGGTGCTGGAAGATTGGGCGACCAACGTCACGTTCGATGACACAGAAATAGAGAAAGAGCGCGGCGTGGTGTTGGAAGAGTGGCGCTTGCGGCTGGGCGCCGGTTCGCGCATGCAGCAAAAGATTCTGCCGGTCTTGCTCAGAGGCTCGCGTTACGCCGACCGCTTGCCGATTGGCAAACCTGAAATCATTCAAACCGGCAAGGCCGAACGCTTGAAGAAATTTTATGCCGACTGGTACCGCCCCGATTTGATGGCGGTGGTCGCGGTGGGCGATTTCGACAAAGCCGCGCTTGAAAAAATGGTCACGGCGCACTTTGGTTCAATCCCCGCCGCCGCCAAAGCGCGCCCGCGTCAAAGCTACGACATTCCTGACAACGCCGGCACGTCTTACGTCATTACGACCGACAAAGAGAACACTGCTGCTTCAATCGAAGTTGATACGTTGCTGCCCGCCGCCGCACAAGGGTCAGTCGGCGTTTACCGGCAGAAGCTCGTCAACCGTTTGTTTTCCAGCCTGCTTTCAGCCCGGCTGGCCGAGGTCGCACAGCAGCCGAATGCCCCGTTCATCTTTGCGGGCGGCGGGCGCGGCGGCTTTCTGGCGCGCACCAAAGATCAGGCTTCGCTGTTCGCACAAGTCAAAGAAGACGGCCTCGAGCGCGGTTTGGACGCTTTGCTGACCGAGGTCGAACGCGTCGTGCGTTTCGGTTTTACGGCCACTGAACTCGAGCGGCAAAAACAAAGCGCGCTACGCAATAGCGAACGCATCTTGAACGAAAGAGAGAGCCGCGAATCGCGCAGCCGCGCCGATGAATACATTCGCAACTTCCTGGAAAACGAAACGCTGCCCACCGCCGAAGATGAATACGCTATGCAGACGCGCTTCATACCGGCAGTCACGCTCGACGAAATCAACCAGCTCGCCAAGGCCTGGTACTCCGATAAAAACCGCGTGGTCGTCGCCACCGCTCCGCAAAAGAGCGGTTTGGCGGTGCCCGACGAAGCCAAGCTGGCGGCGGTCATCAAAGCTGTCCCGGCAAAAGAACTGAAGCCTTATGTTGACGCCCTCAGCGCCGCCGCCTTGCTCGACCCCATCCCAACGCCGGGGGCGATTACCAAAACCAAAAACCGGGACGCCCTGGGCATCACTGAATTGGAGCTGTCCAACGGCGTCAAAGTCGTGTTGTTGCCGACCACCTTCAAGACTGATGAAATCCTGTTTCGCGCCACCAGCCCGGGCGGAACTTCGCTGGCCGCCGACAAAGACTACATTGCAGCCAGCACCGCCACCCAGGTTGTCACAGCCGGCGGCGTCGGCAAATTCAACGCCAATGATCTGCGCAAGCTGTTGACCGGCAAAGTGGCGTCAGTCGCGCCGTTCATTTCAGAACTTGAAGAAGGGCTGAACGGTAACAGTTCACGCCAAGACCTCGAAACAATGTTCCAGTTGATCTATCTCAGATTCACGCAACCCAGGGCCGACGCCACAGCTTTTGCCGTGCAGGCAAATCAGATGAAAACCATACTGGCCAATCAAGCGGCTTCGCCCTCGTTTGCATTTTTCGAGGCGCTCTCGGCAGCCCGGTTCCAAAATCATCCGCGCCGGCGCATCGCCACGGCGGCGACGATTGACGAATGGAATTTGGACAAGTCCCTGGCGTTTTACAAAGACCGCTTTGCCGACGCCGGCGACTTCACCTTTTTCTTCGTCGGCAGCTTTGACCTGCCGGCCATCAAGCCGCTGATCGAACGTTATCTGGGAGCTTTGCCCACGACCAAACGCAAAGAAAGCTGGAAGGACTTGGGCATTCGCCCGCCGGCTGGCGTGGTCGAAAAGAAAATTGAAAAGGGCCTTGAACCAAAAAGTCAGGTGGCGATTATTTTCAGCGGGCAATTCGAATACGAGCAAGCCAAGCGTGTGGCCCTGCGGTCAATGTCCGAAATCCTGGGAAACATGCTGCTGGCAGCCATCCGCGAAGAACTCGGCGGCGCTTATGGCATCAGCGCCAATCCCAGTTACCAAAAAGACCCGCAGCCTGAATACTCCATCGCCATTCAGTTTGCCTGCGACCCGCAACGCGCCGACGATTTGATCAAACGCGTGTTTCAGGAGATCGAACAACTCAAAGCGAAAGGCCCGACCGAAAAGCAGTTGACCGACGAAAAAGAAGCACTGCTGCGGGAATTTGAAACCAGCATCAAACAGAACAACTATCTGCTCAGCCAATTGATGGCCAGATACCAGGCGGGCGACGATCCAGCCGCGCTCTGGAACATGCCTGAGCATTACAAAAAGCTCGACGCCGCCACGATTCAACAAGCAGCCAAACAGTATCTGAACACGAGCAACTACGTGAAAGTGACCATGTTCCCTGAAAAGAAATAG